Proteins from a single region of Bacillus carboniphilus:
- the fliG gene encoding flagellar motor switch protein FliG, translated as MKKDSKELTGRQKAAILLISLGPEVSASVYKHLSEEEIEQLTLEISGVRKVDAIAKEEILEEFHSIALAQDYISQGGIGYAKMVLEKALGEDQANLIINRLTSSLQVKPFDFARKADPGQILNFIQNEHPQTIALILSYLDPTQAGQILSELPQEMQADIAKRIAIMDSTSPEVINEVEQILERKLSATVTHDYTHAGGIEAVVEVLNGVDRSTERTILDALEIQDPELAEEIKKRMFVFEDIVTLDNRSIQRVIRDCENEDLIFALKVASEEVKEVVFKNMSKRMADTFKEEMELLGPIRLRDVEEAQSRIVAIIRRLEDAGEIVIARGGGDDIIV; from the coding sequence ATGAAGAAAGATTCAAAAGAGTTAACGGGTAGACAAAAGGCAGCGATACTACTCATCTCCCTCGGTCCTGAAGTATCAGCATCTGTTTATAAACATTTATCAGAAGAAGAGATTGAACAACTGACGCTTGAAATATCTGGTGTTAGAAAAGTAGATGCCATAGCAAAAGAGGAAATTTTAGAGGAGTTTCATAGCATTGCTTTAGCACAGGATTACATCTCCCAAGGTGGGATTGGTTATGCCAAGATGGTACTTGAAAAGGCTCTTGGTGAGGACCAAGCGAACCTAATTATCAATCGCTTAACCTCATCGCTTCAGGTAAAACCGTTTGACTTTGCAAGAAAAGCTGACCCTGGCCAAATTTTAAACTTTATCCAAAATGAACACCCGCAAACCATTGCACTTATTTTATCTTATTTAGACCCAACTCAAGCTGGCCAGATATTGTCTGAGTTACCGCAGGAAATGCAAGCGGATATTGCCAAGAGAATAGCCATTATGGATAGCACTTCACCAGAGGTTATCAACGAAGTAGAACAAATCCTTGAAAGAAAGCTTTCAGCTACTGTGACTCATGATTACACCCATGCTGGTGGAATTGAAGCAGTGGTTGAGGTGTTGAACGGTGTTGATCGTTCAACCGAACGTACTATTTTAGATGCTTTAGAGATTCAGGATCCCGAACTTGCTGAAGAAATTAAAAAGAGAATGTTTGTATTTGAAGATATCGTCACATTGGATAATCGTTCAATTCAGAGAGTAATACGTGATTGTGAAAATGAAGACCTTATTTTTGCATTAAAAGTAGCAAGCGAGGAAGTAAAAGAAGTTGTTTTCAAAAATATGTCTAAACGGATGGCAGACACCTTTAAAGAAGAAATGGAATTACTGGGTCCTATTCGTTTACGAGATGTGGAAGAAGCCCAATCTAGAATTGTAGCCATTATTCGGAGATTAGAGGATGCTGGTGAAATTGTAATTGCTAGAGGTGGAGGAGACGATATTATTGTCTAG
- a CDS encoding MotE family protein, with protein sequence MAKAMAENEQTQKTFSKGQWFLFVVVIPILFALTVGLVLLSFAGVNVFEKAHAIGQQIPGISGMLSEEKASSEIKMEDVVALQGQIKERETQIQRMEAQMQNKDQSISELQSEIEQQQLLIDELRNVQEKSKREFKEVVSTFETMSAKSAAPILIEMDEYVALQVLSTINKDSLASILEKMPPEDAARFAQKLTVFIPNE encoded by the coding sequence ATGGCAAAAGCGATGGCGGAAAACGAACAAACACAAAAGACATTTTCAAAAGGGCAATGGTTTTTATTTGTAGTGGTCATCCCCATATTATTCGCTCTAACCGTAGGTCTTGTCCTTCTGAGTTTTGCTGGTGTGAATGTATTTGAAAAAGCCCATGCAATCGGACAACAAATCCCTGGTATTTCAGGAATGCTATCAGAAGAAAAAGCCTCATCTGAAATTAAAATGGAAGATGTTGTGGCCTTACAAGGACAAATCAAGGAGCGGGAAACTCAGATTCAGCGTATGGAAGCCCAAATGCAAAATAAAGACCAATCTATTTCAGAGCTTCAATCTGAGATTGAACAACAGCAACTCCTTATTGATGAACTGAGAAATGTTCAGGAAAAAAGCAAACGTGAATTTAAGGAAGTTGTTTCAACCTTTGAGACGATGTCTGCCAAAAGTGCGGCTCCTATTTTAATAGAAATGGATGAATATGTAGCCCTACAAGTTTTATCAACCATAAACAAGGATTCATTAGCCTCCATCTTAGAAAAAATGCCTCCAGAAGACGCAGCTAGATTTGCACAAAAATTAACTGTTTTTATTCCAAATGAGTAA
- the fliJ gene encoding flagellar export protein FliJ: MSYQFRYESVLSIKEKEKDQVRQEYIHSVDHFEQAATQLYELLRKKEQLEQEHEQALSKGLTVLHIKQIQHYRKNLEKSIDQSQNKVSTARQAMQIKEFELHKSDVEVKKYSKLKERDRTHYQFLIKQEEAKVMDEAALRQFTNQKFR, from the coding sequence ATGAGTTATCAGTTTCGATATGAATCCGTACTTTCTATAAAGGAAAAAGAAAAGGATCAAGTCAGGCAGGAATATATCCATTCTGTCGATCACTTCGAGCAAGCAGCCACCCAATTATATGAACTTCTAAGAAAAAAAGAACAACTAGAACAAGAACATGAACAAGCTCTTTCAAAAGGGTTAACAGTTTTGCATATCAAACAAATTCAGCACTACCGAAAAAATTTAGAAAAGTCTATTGATCAATCACAGAACAAAGTATCCACCGCAAGACAAGCGATGCAAATAAAAGAATTTGAGCTTCATAAAAGCGACGTAGAAGTAAAGAAATATTCAAAATTAAAAGAGCGAGATCGAACCCATTACCAATTTCTAATCAAACAAGAAGAAGCAAAAGTAATGGATGAAGCGGCACTGCGACAATTTACGAATCAGAAATTTAGGTGA
- the fliI gene encoding flagellar protein export ATPase FliI — translation MRASDLIPLVEQIDPFKKFGKIKRVVGIMLESQGPSTSIGDVCYIYTGSNGKKRRILAEVIGFKDEHVILMPYSNIQEISPGSLVESLGKSLEVKAGQALIGQVIDAMGQPLDGSTGSKGLVPVKTEQEPPNPLSRPTIREVIPVGVRAIDSMLTVGKGQRIGIFAGSGVGKSTLLGMMAKETKADVNVIALIGERGREVKEFIERDLGEEGLKKSVVVAATSDQPALMRIKGALTATAIAEYFRDQGLSVLLMMDSVTRVAMAQREIGLAIGEPPTTKGYTPSVFALLPRLLERTGTSEKGSITAFYTVLVDGDDMNEPIADTVRGILDGHFVLNRTLANQGHFPAIDILQSVSRLMNQLVSKGHLKAAEKLRETYSKYLQSEDLIQIGAYKKGSSREIDEAIRLYPKIKEFLKQATNEPSSFDESIQHLQQVIEEGSLS, via the coding sequence GTGAGAGCATCCGATTTAATTCCTCTCGTTGAACAAATTGATCCTTTTAAAAAATTCGGAAAAATAAAACGAGTTGTGGGGATCATGTTAGAATCCCAAGGTCCATCTACCTCAATTGGAGATGTTTGTTACATTTATACAGGCTCCAATGGAAAAAAACGTAGAATACTAGCTGAAGTTATTGGTTTTAAAGATGAGCATGTCATTTTAATGCCTTACAGTAACATTCAAGAGATTTCCCCAGGTAGCTTAGTTGAATCGTTGGGTAAATCGCTTGAAGTAAAGGCTGGACAAGCTTTAATTGGACAAGTTATTGACGCTATGGGTCAGCCATTAGATGGAAGTACCGGCTCAAAAGGGCTAGTGCCTGTAAAAACAGAGCAAGAGCCACCAAATCCGCTGAGCAGGCCAACCATAAGGGAGGTCATCCCTGTTGGAGTTAGAGCAATTGATTCCATGCTAACAGTCGGTAAAGGTCAAAGAATTGGAATCTTTGCTGGAAGTGGAGTCGGAAAAAGTACACTCCTCGGAATGATGGCTAAAGAAACCAAAGCAGACGTCAATGTGATTGCCCTTATCGGTGAACGTGGTCGTGAAGTAAAAGAATTTATTGAACGAGATTTAGGAGAAGAAGGTCTTAAGAAATCAGTTGTGGTAGCAGCAACTTCTGACCAGCCAGCTCTAATGAGAATTAAAGGAGCCCTGACAGCAACGGCCATTGCTGAATACTTTCGAGATCAAGGGTTAAGTGTGTTGCTAATGATGGATTCTGTTACGCGTGTAGCTATGGCGCAGCGAGAAATCGGACTAGCAATCGGGGAGCCTCCGACAACGAAAGGTTACACTCCTTCAGTTTTCGCACTGTTACCGAGATTACTAGAGAGAACAGGAACGAGCGAAAAAGGCTCGATTACTGCTTTTTATACCGTATTGGTGGACGGCGATGATATGAATGAGCCGATTGCAGATACCGTTCGAGGAATCTTAGATGGCCACTTTGTCTTAAACCGTACACTTGCAAACCAAGGGCATTTTCCTGCAATCGATATCTTACAAAGTGTAAGTCGATTGATGAATCAGCTTGTATCGAAAGGTCATTTAAAAGCAGCGGAAAAATTAAGAGAAACCTATAGCAAATATCTGCAATCCGAGGATTTAATACAGATTGGTGCTTATAAGAAAGGATCTTCTAGAGAAATAGATGAAGCCATTCGGTTATATCCAAAAATAAAAGAGTTTCTGAAGCAAGCGACAAATGAACCATCAAGCTTTGATGAGAGTATCCAACACTTACAACAAGTGATTGAGGAAGGGAGTCTGTCATGA
- the fliH gene encoding flagellar assembly protein FliH, with the protein MSRVFKAPFVANREGQLIGVKPFHTQVTEEVEPEKKQDPKVVAEEIVNAANKQAEQILAEVHQHREQMLLELDQERIHWAEEKEQLRTQVQKEAYEEGYNQGRNEGYKDLSTLFDKANSIVSQAQEDYHQHLIDSEKTIVELAVKVAEKVIGKKLRQEEDFISFSKEAIKQVKETKTAFIYVHPDNYEAILRSKNELTLLLPAESEIYVYANPELSSTSCLIETPGGKLDGSAEVQLAEIKQKLLEWLEEEEA; encoded by the coding sequence TTGTCTAGGGTATTTAAAGCGCCATTCGTCGCAAATCGTGAGGGGCAGTTAATAGGGGTGAAACCCTTCCACACCCAGGTTACAGAGGAAGTTGAACCAGAAAAAAAACAGGATCCTAAAGTAGTGGCGGAGGAAATTGTTAACGCTGCTAATAAGCAAGCAGAGCAAATACTAGCAGAGGTTCATCAGCATAGAGAACAAATGTTACTGGAGCTCGACCAAGAGAGAATACATTGGGCAGAAGAGAAGGAACAACTGAGGACCCAAGTGCAAAAAGAGGCTTATGAAGAAGGTTATAATCAAGGTCGGAATGAAGGCTATAAAGACTTAAGCACTCTATTTGACAAGGCCAACTCAATTGTTAGCCAAGCTCAAGAGGATTATCACCAACACCTAATAGATTCAGAGAAAACAATCGTTGAGCTAGCAGTGAAAGTTGCTGAAAAGGTTATCGGGAAAAAACTTAGACAAGAAGAAGATTTTATTTCCTTTTCTAAAGAGGCCATTAAACAAGTGAAAGAAACAAAGACAGCTTTTATTTATGTTCATCCTGACAACTATGAAGCTATACTTCGCTCAAAGAATGAACTTACATTATTACTTCCAGCAGAATCAGAAATCTATGTTTATGCCAACCCAGAGCTCTCTTCGACGAGCTGCCTTATTGAAACGCCTGGGGGAAAACTAGATGGAAGTGCCGAAGTACAGCTTGCTGAAATTAAGCAGAAGCTTCTTGAATGGTTAGAGGAGGAAGAAGCGTGA
- the fliF gene encoding flagellar basal-body MS-ring/collar protein FliF encodes MNESLLRQVKGIQLFWKERTQKQKLTLISSILIIFVAITVIVLLAGKSNMVPLYSQLAPSETGVIKETLDGRGIQSVITDGGTTISVPEQYVDTLKVELAAEGIPNTGQIDYSYFSENAGIGTTEQEFNVMKLDAMQTELANLIKGIDGVQNANVMLNLPEKGIFVSDASQEASASIVLETKPGHSFTQEQVFSLYHLVSKSVPNLPTDNIAITNQYFDSFELKNNGDSFGGNLIQTQYEMKKQIERDIQIEVQRMLGMIMGQDKVVVSVSTDIDFAQENREESIVQPVDGENMEGITISAQRLTETFTGSADQAGGVPQGEDPTDPLNQYMGTNGSNGDYERIEETINNEVNRIRKEIVESPYKIKDIGIQVMVEPPVPDDPTSMPQGTVEDITQMLGTIIRTSIHKDSNVTEMSNEVIEDKIVVSVQPFNGKVEFQSSSSPELPWWVFPAVGGLLLLLLILVLLFMKSRNKSEATGYVADYKEEEEQTAIHVPDLNKEKETEGTVKRKQLEQLAMNKPDEFVKLLRSWLSQE; translated from the coding sequence ATGAATGAATCACTTCTAAGACAAGTAAAAGGAATACAGTTATTTTGGAAAGAACGAACACAAAAACAAAAGCTAACATTGATCTCATCTATCTTAATCATATTTGTAGCCATAACCGTAATCGTTCTTCTTGCAGGTAAAAGTAATATGGTCCCTCTATACAGTCAATTGGCACCTTCTGAGACTGGTGTGATTAAAGAGACTTTAGATGGTAGAGGGATTCAGTCTGTTATTACGGACGGTGGAACGACCATTTCAGTACCAGAACAATATGTCGATACATTGAAGGTTGAGCTGGCTGCTGAGGGTATTCCAAATACTGGTCAAATTGATTACTCATACTTCAGTGAAAATGCTGGAATTGGTACAACTGAACAAGAATTTAATGTAATGAAATTGGACGCAATGCAAACGGAATTAGCCAACCTGATTAAAGGGATAGACGGCGTTCAGAATGCGAATGTTATGCTCAACCTTCCAGAGAAAGGAATCTTTGTAAGTGACGCATCTCAGGAAGCGTCAGCGTCCATTGTTTTGGAAACAAAACCGGGACACTCCTTTACTCAGGAACAGGTTTTTTCTTTGTATCACCTTGTTTCCAAAAGTGTTCCGAATCTCCCTACTGATAATATCGCCATAACGAATCAATATTTTGATAGTTTTGAACTAAAAAATAATGGGGATTCTTTTGGGGGTAATTTGATACAAACTCAATATGAGATGAAAAAGCAGATTGAGCGGGATATTCAAATCGAAGTACAACGTATGTTAGGGATGATCATGGGACAAGACAAAGTGGTTGTTTCAGTCTCAACTGACATTGACTTTGCCCAAGAAAATCGTGAAGAATCCATTGTCCAACCTGTTGATGGGGAAAACATGGAAGGAATCACCATAAGTGCTCAACGTTTAACAGAAACTTTTACAGGAAGTGCTGACCAGGCAGGTGGAGTTCCTCAAGGGGAGGATCCAACAGACCCATTAAATCAATACATGGGCACGAATGGCTCAAACGGTGATTATGAAAGAATCGAAGAAACAATAAACAACGAAGTAAACCGAATTCGAAAAGAAATTGTAGAAAGTCCATACAAGATTAAGGACATTGGAATTCAGGTAATGGTTGAACCGCCCGTGCCGGATGATCCAACGTCAATGCCACAAGGGACCGTGGAAGACATCACACAGATGCTCGGAACCATTATCAGAACTTCAATACATAAGGACTCAAATGTAACGGAAATGAGTAACGAAGTGATTGAAGACAAGATTGTTGTTTCCGTTCAACCGTTTAATGGAAAGGTTGAATTCCAATCAAGTTCCAGCCCAGAGCTCCCATGGTGGGTATTTCCGGCAGTTGGTGGTTTATTGTTATTACTACTGATTCTAGTATTACTGTTTATGAAATCTCGTAATAAATCTGAAGCTACAGGGTATGTGGCTGACTATAAAGAGGAAGAAGAACAAACGGCAATACATGTTCCAGATTTAAATAAAGAGAAGGAAACAGAAGGAACTGTTAAACGAAAGCAGCTCGAACAGCTGGCAATGAACAAGCCGGATGAATTCGTAAAATTACTTCGTTCCTGGCTTTCTCAAGAATAG